Proteins encoded by one window of Tunturibacter psychrotolerans:
- a CDS encoding SGNH/GDSL hydrolase family protein translates to MHASTRLRNLTHYSNHKALYWSIVIAALLACATLLGEAQKQTSIPEEIEWTWEVRPSHADPALPNVLLLGDSITRNYFPEVTKDLKGVANVYLMAVSTSVGDPRLPRQIEEFAAMENVTFRVVHFNNGMHGWDYSEAQYKAALPDLLHSVEQIAPSHHALVWATITPVQIQAFNGATNERINERNQIAQALFSSLGITIDDQHSLMMKHLDTYEDTVHFGPSGAALMGDQAADAIRTALRK, encoded by the coding sequence TTGCACGCGTCCACGCGTTTACGCAACCTGACTCACTATAGCAACCACAAAGCTCTTTACTGGTCCATTGTGATAGCCGCATTGCTCGCCTGCGCGACGCTGCTCGGCGAGGCTCAGAAACAGACTTCCATTCCGGAGGAGATTGAGTGGACGTGGGAAGTGCGGCCATCGCACGCAGATCCAGCTCTTCCCAACGTACTGCTGCTCGGAGACTCCATCACGCGCAACTACTTTCCTGAAGTTACGAAGGACTTGAAAGGGGTTGCGAATGTCTACCTCATGGCCGTGTCCACTTCAGTGGGGGATCCGCGGCTTCCGCGACAAATTGAGGAGTTCGCAGCTATGGAGAATGTCACTTTCCGGGTGGTTCACTTCAACAATGGTATGCATGGCTGGGATTACTCGGAGGCACAGTACAAAGCTGCGTTGCCTGATCTGCTGCACAGTGTTGAGCAGATCGCTCCGAGTCACCATGCGTTGGTCTGGGCGACGATCACGCCCGTGCAGATCCAGGCCTTCAACGGCGCCACGAATGAGCGAATCAACGAGCGTAACCAGATTGCTCAAGCGTTGTTCTCTTCGCTTGGAATCACGATTGATGATCAGCATTCACTCATGATGAAGCACCTGGACACCTATGAGGACACAGTACATTTTGGACCCTCAGGCGCGGCCCTCATGGGCGATCAGGCCGCCGACGCGATTCGCACGGCTCTGCGGAAGTGA
- a CDS encoding LacI family DNA-binding transcriptional regulator, giving the protein MRHNAEKSGSKKPATMRDVASHAGVSVATVSRALDGSSLVTEETALAVRRAVAKLNFVPNISARTLKYGQSHAIGVIVPDLTNPFFSEFLREFEALASANGQVVLLANAEASVGGALTSVRQLLMRLVDGVVVLPSLDELEPYQLLTLRKVPTVAIDSRRTGPSFSDVSLMHEEGMRQAVGYLKDLGHRKIAFIGGSPGLTISKLRLDAFQASLKMHEITVRHEYVRYGNYRADGGDRELRNLMLLADRPTAVIGVNDLTALGALRAARTLNISVPNEVSIVGFDGIELDDLVSPSLTTMSVSRKLIAQSCHGALEEMRVGRNGLGRQLYIPVELIVRQSTGRPLRKMTKSR; this is encoded by the coding sequence ATGCGCCACAATGCCGAGAAATCAGGTTCTAAAAAGCCCGCGACGATGCGCGATGTGGCGAGCCACGCAGGAGTGTCAGTAGCCACGGTCTCGCGCGCTTTGGACGGCTCTTCGCTGGTGACAGAGGAGACCGCACTCGCGGTGCGACGTGCGGTAGCGAAACTTAATTTTGTCCCAAACATCTCAGCGCGCACATTAAAGTATGGGCAGAGCCATGCTATCGGCGTTATCGTTCCAGACCTGACAAACCCATTCTTTTCAGAATTTCTTCGAGAATTTGAGGCGCTGGCCTCAGCCAACGGGCAGGTTGTTCTGCTGGCGAACGCGGAGGCTAGTGTCGGTGGGGCTCTTACATCGGTCCGTCAATTGCTAATGAGACTTGTCGACGGCGTGGTGGTTTTACCATCGCTAGACGAACTGGAGCCATATCAACTGCTGACGCTTCGCAAGGTACCAACCGTGGCGATTGATAGCCGCCGAACCGGCCCTAGCTTCAGTGACGTGAGTTTGATGCATGAGGAGGGGATGAGACAGGCGGTGGGCTATTTGAAAGACCTTGGACACCGAAAGATCGCTTTCATCGGGGGCTCACCGGGGCTCACGATCTCGAAGTTGAGATTGGATGCCTTTCAAGCCTCCCTAAAGATGCACGAAATTACAGTCCGCCATGAGTATGTCCGCTATGGAAACTATCGTGCGGACGGAGGAGACCGTGAGTTGCGCAACCTCATGCTCCTGGCGGACAGGCCAACTGCTGTCATTGGAGTCAATGATTTGACTGCGCTGGGAGCTCTTCGGGCGGCACGTACCTTGAATATCTCCGTCCCAAATGAGGTCTCGATAGTCGGGTTCGATGGCATCGAACTGGATGATCTGGTATCGCCGAGTCTGACAACCATGAGTGTTTCTCGTAAGCTTATCGCCCAAAGCTGTCACGGAGCGTTGGAGGAGATGCGGGTCGGGCGAAACGGTCTCGGCAGGCAGCTCTACATTCCCGTTGAACTTATCGTTCGTCAATCGACAGGCCGTCCACTTCGTAAAATGACGAAGTCTCGCTAG
- a CDS encoding alpha-galactosidase D: protein MQRKPLSWMQKVVKSRLLLATALIAYATGSHAQVNGVGQRPYLGWSTYSQQTITPTQTFLTQDSIIAQSDALRNSGLQPHGYIYINVDAGWTGASDAYGRTLFDTTRFPDVVAMIQHIHANGQKFGMYLNPGVGTDQVAANKPILGTPYHLQDIIVTPATIANAFGGGDKIDYTKPGAQEYINSVVDLYASWGADFIKLDAVTPGSYNDNTNIDNRPDVAAFSKAIAQSGRPIWLTISWALDQDYIADWQATSNSRRIEGDVECEGDCPFLTEWNRIQVRFLDLPSWESAAGSTLGWNDLDSLEIGNDATDGITPQEQQTAMSFWAMANAPLSIGGDLTKMSATGKKILGNDEVIAVDQSGHPATQIRAGFTPIWASNLGNGEYYVALFNLNSFPTRVSLPWNDLGFAATLTTRDLWSHTELGQSLLGYSTVVPGHGVRLLKVRGVLNVPPAKSTSYEAYQATLTGSAQVADCPLCSEGKKVGFIGIGPNNNVFFDDVKVDRDGVYNMEVDSATNGTRSYIINVNGGPAITLNSSGGSGNVPSKLTIPVKLKKGDNSIEFGNPISYPPDLDRIVISGNGAAPYPETQTYEAELATLSGSASAGFNGNASGLAKAGNIGGGPGNSVTFADVEVPSAGTYNLEIDYFTQGPRSFFVTVNDQPAKEVDLNGYSFGTPTSTVIQVQLAAGKNQIVFDNPSNYAPDLDSITISPLVF from the coding sequence ATGCAGAGAAAACCTCTTTCCTGGATGCAAAAGGTCGTGAAATCTCGCCTTTTACTTGCCACAGCGCTCATAGCCTATGCAACCGGAAGTCACGCGCAGGTGAATGGAGTGGGCCAACGACCATATCTTGGCTGGAGCACCTACAGCCAACAGACAATCACTCCCACCCAGACCTTCCTCACCCAGGACAGCATCATCGCGCAGTCCGACGCCCTGCGGAACTCCGGCCTGCAGCCGCACGGATACATCTATATCAACGTCGATGCCGGCTGGACCGGGGCCTCTGACGCCTATGGCCGTACGCTGTTCGACACCACCCGCTTCCCCGACGTCGTCGCGATGATCCAGCATATTCATGCGAACGGGCAGAAGTTCGGTATGTACCTGAACCCTGGCGTCGGCACCGATCAGGTCGCAGCCAACAAGCCTATCCTCGGTACCCCCTATCACCTGCAGGACATCATCGTGACCCCGGCAACCATCGCCAACGCCTTCGGCGGAGGCGACAAGATCGACTACACTAAGCCGGGAGCGCAGGAGTACATCAACTCCGTTGTCGACCTTTACGCTTCGTGGGGAGCGGACTTCATAAAACTCGACGCTGTCACGCCAGGCTCCTATAACGACAACACCAACATCGACAATCGCCCGGACGTAGCCGCATTTTCAAAGGCAATTGCGCAGAGCGGACGTCCAATCTGGCTGACAATATCGTGGGCGCTAGATCAGGATTACATCGCAGACTGGCAGGCTACCAGCAATTCCCGCCGCATCGAAGGCGACGTAGAGTGCGAGGGAGATTGCCCCTTCCTTACGGAGTGGAATCGTATCCAGGTACGCTTCCTCGATCTTCCGAGTTGGGAATCGGCTGCGGGATCCACCCTCGGATGGAACGATCTTGACTCTCTTGAGATCGGTAACGACGCAACCGATGGCATCACCCCGCAGGAGCAGCAAACGGCGATGAGCTTCTGGGCCATGGCCAACGCTCCGCTCTCCATTGGTGGCGATTTAACGAAGATGTCAGCGACAGGCAAGAAGATTCTCGGCAACGACGAGGTGATCGCCGTCGATCAGTCGGGTCATCCCGCGACGCAGATTCGCGCAGGCTTTACGCCGATATGGGCGTCGAATCTGGGCAATGGCGAGTATTACGTTGCTCTCTTTAACCTAAACTCCTTTCCCACGCGCGTGAGCCTGCCGTGGAACGATCTCGGTTTCGCCGCCACGCTTACCACGCGGGATCTGTGGAGCCACACAGAGCTTGGGCAGTCGTTGCTTGGATACTCGACCGTTGTTCCGGGTCATGGCGTTCGTCTGCTAAAGGTGCGCGGTGTACTGAACGTCCCTCCGGCCAAGTCCACCAGCTATGAGGCGTACCAGGCCACGCTCACCGGATCGGCCCAGGTCGCCGATTGTCCGCTGTGCTCGGAGGGCAAGAAAGTTGGATTCATCGGCATCGGCCCGAACAACAACGTCTTCTTCGACGACGTAAAGGTCGATCGCGACGGCGTCTACAACATGGAAGTCGACTCGGCTACGAACGGTACCCGCTCTTACATCATCAATGTCAATGGAGGCCCCGCAATCACTCTCAACTCGAGCGGTGGAAGCGGCAACGTTCCCTCGAAGCTGACCATCCCCGTGAAGTTGAAAAAAGGCGACAACAGCATCGAGTTCGGAAACCCGATCAGTTATCCCCCCGATCTCGACCGTATCGTGATCAGTGGAAACGGGGCCGCGCCCTATCCTGAGACGCAGACTTACGAAGCGGAGCTGGCAACGCTCAGCGGCTCTGCAAGCGCTGGGTTCAACGGCAACGCCTCCGGTCTGGCCAAGGCCGGCAACATCGGTGGAGGGCCCGGAAATAGTGTGACCTTCGCGGATGTCGAGGTGCCATCCGCTGGCACCTACAACCTTGAAATCGATTACTTCACGCAAGGGCCGCGGTCGTTCTTCGTCACCGTAAACGATCAGCCGGCCAAAGAGGTCGACCTCAATGGATACAGCTTTGGCACGCCGACGAGCACTGTTATCCAGGTCCAGCTTGCGGCCGGCAAGAATCAGATCGTGTTCGATAACCCCTCGAACTACGCTCCTGATTTAGACTCAATCACCATTTCGCCACTTGTCTTCTAG
- a CDS encoding AraC family transcriptional regulator — MRHNKILREFDPKRGVSVATLAYEYSAGFHVPEHAHGADQLIYAVRGVMEVFSGQSMWLVPPRFALWVPAKTYHHIHMPGAVSMRTLYFRPGLVRMRSSGTTVLHVTPLLRELTLETVRIGELRMKQHHERALRDLVILHLEVASPVPTFVALPGDERALHVAQAVLSAPEQTKSLAAICSDAGVSVRTIQRVFRKDTGTSFELWRRQVRLTKAVELLVQGRSVKEIAFCIGYRQPSAFVEIFRRTFGMPPKAWAARLEKLNPES; from the coding sequence ATGCGCCACAACAAAATTCTGAGAGAGTTTGATCCGAAGCGCGGCGTTTCGGTAGCAACGCTAGCCTATGAATACTCTGCAGGCTTTCACGTTCCGGAACATGCGCACGGGGCCGATCAACTTATCTATGCCGTCCGCGGAGTCATGGAAGTATTTTCCGGTCAAAGTATGTGGTTGGTTCCTCCACGTTTTGCACTCTGGGTTCCCGCAAAAACATACCACCACATCCACATGCCGGGCGCTGTTTCGATGCGGACCTTGTACTTCCGACCGGGTCTTGTCCGTATGCGGTCCTCCGGTACGACCGTACTTCACGTGACACCATTGTTACGCGAACTTACGCTGGAGACCGTGCGCATTGGGGAACTTCGAATGAAGCAGCACCACGAACGAGCGCTCCGCGACCTGGTTATTCTTCATCTGGAAGTCGCATCTCCGGTTCCGACGTTCGTGGCTCTCCCAGGAGACGAGCGAGCATTGCACGTTGCTCAGGCTGTGCTGTCAGCGCCTGAGCAAACCAAGTCTCTCGCTGCTATCTGTAGTGATGCCGGAGTCAGCGTCAGAACGATTCAGAGGGTATTTCGCAAGGACACTGGCACCAGCTTTGAGCTGTGGCGGCGGCAGGTTCGACTGACGAAAGCTGTGGAACTCCTCGTTCAAGGCCGCTCCGTCAAGGAGATCGCCTTCTGCATCGGGTACAGGCAACCGAGCGCCTTTGTAGAAATCTTTCGACGGACATTCGGCATGCCGCCCAAAGCATGGGCCGCGCGGCTGGAGAAACTGAACCCGGAAAGCTAG
- a CDS encoding VOC family protein, with product MTKQVGLSEYNIIGFATIVDVDRAKSFYGETLGLRLISEEPPFALVFDANGIMIRLGMGKELPPASGTVLGWQVTDIESVVQNLKTAGIRFELYEFLKQDDSGIWTSPTGARVAWFKDPDGNTLSVSEHPEGK from the coding sequence ATGACTAAACAAGTCGGACTCAGCGAGTACAACATCATTGGATTTGCAACCATCGTCGACGTGGATCGAGCGAAGAGCTTTTATGGCGAAACACTTGGGCTGCGTCTGATAAGCGAAGAGCCGCCATTTGCTCTCGTCTTCGATGCAAATGGCATCATGATTCGTCTGGGCATGGGCAAGGAACTGCCGCCGGCATCAGGCACGGTGTTAGGTTGGCAAGTTACCGACATAGAGTCAGTCGTCCAAAATCTGAAGACGGCTGGGATCCGCTTCGAACTCTATGAGTTCTTGAAGCAGGATGACTCTGGAATTTGGACTTCGCCCACTGGAGCCAGAGTCGCCTGGTTCAAAGACCCGGATGGGAACACTCTGAGTGTCTCGGAACACCCGGAGGGAAAGTGA
- a CDS encoding copper resistance D family protein: MIWFLKDIDLLTVLLRAATLAFEALLLGGVAYLLAVALPAAASQAVEDFCRRGIRMAALALVVGEVALVTASAALLMSGSDLTLKDVTTTNFFRAYSVSILCAIGLWICARLKSRPATVAMLPLSLLVIAAMVSVSHAAARINYRVPLAILTAAHHLGTAAWLGAMPYLWISLGRAANVDEARRMSQRYSRMALLGAATLISAGVAMAVFYMGTWNAVYTTTYGVMIVAKIYLVLAIATLGAGNWWLVRRLASDPKPLLARLRRVAEAEICLGFAAVLTAASLTAQAPAVDVTAQDRLTSQEIYARMHPVPPRMTSPPLAALAPPISLEAAVKANEFAPVINSDANDNAWSEYNHHWAGLIVLVAGLLALLSRHPTMRWARFWPVTFAGLAVFILLRADPENWPLGPRPFWQSFTAPEIVQHRFGALLIVVFAVFECAVQAGKLKARWASYVFPAMCVLGAATLLTHEHAAKVKEALLAEMSHTPIALLGVSAGCTRWLELRLPKSRMATIAGYLWPLCLALVGLILLNYRESA; encoded by the coding sequence ATGATCTGGTTCCTCAAGGATATCGATCTCCTGACCGTTCTCCTACGCGCGGCAACGCTGGCATTCGAGGCGTTGCTCCTGGGAGGCGTCGCCTATCTTCTGGCCGTAGCGTTGCCCGCGGCGGCAAGCCAGGCCGTCGAGGACTTTTGTCGCCGTGGCATCCGGATGGCCGCACTTGCTCTGGTGGTAGGCGAAGTTGCACTGGTGACAGCATCCGCCGCCCTCCTGATGAGCGGCTCTGATTTGACGCTCAAGGATGTGACCACCACAAACTTTTTCCGCGCCTACTCTGTTTCAATCCTCTGTGCGATTGGACTCTGGATTTGCGCACGTCTGAAGAGCAGACCGGCAACGGTCGCTATGCTCCCTTTGAGTCTCCTGGTGATAGCAGCTATGGTCTCCGTCAGCCATGCGGCGGCACGCATCAACTACCGCGTACCGCTGGCGATTCTCACCGCAGCACATCACCTCGGTACAGCCGCCTGGCTTGGCGCAATGCCCTATCTGTGGATCTCCTTAGGCCGCGCCGCAAACGTGGATGAGGCGCGGCGTATGAGCCAGCGCTACTCCCGCATGGCGTTGCTTGGCGCGGCCACGCTTATCTCAGCCGGAGTGGCAATGGCTGTGTTCTATATGGGAACGTGGAACGCCGTATACACCACCACGTATGGCGTTATGATCGTTGCCAAAATCTACCTTGTATTGGCGATCGCTACGTTGGGCGCCGGAAATTGGTGGCTGGTGCGGCGTCTGGCCAGCGATCCTAAACCTTTGCTCGCCCGACTGCGCCGCGTTGCTGAGGCGGAGATTTGCCTGGGATTCGCCGCAGTATTGACAGCCGCTTCGCTCACCGCCCAGGCCCCTGCCGTCGATGTCACCGCTCAGGATAGGCTGACATCTCAGGAGATTTACGCGCGCATGCATCCGGTGCCTCCGCGCATGACCAGTCCTCCCTTGGCCGCGTTGGCTCCTCCTATTTCACTCGAAGCCGCGGTCAAGGCCAACGAGTTCGCGCCAGTCATCAACAGCGACGCGAATGACAACGCATGGTCCGAGTACAACCATCATTGGGCTGGGCTGATCGTGCTAGTCGCAGGTCTGCTGGCGCTGCTCAGCCGTCACCCCACCATGCGGTGGGCTCGCTTCTGGCCAGTGACCTTCGCTGGTTTAGCCGTATTCATCCTGCTGCGCGCCGACCCGGAGAACTGGCCTCTCGGGCCGCGTCCCTTCTGGCAAAGTTTCACCGCACCCGAAATCGTGCAACATCGTTTCGGGGCGCTCTTGATCGTAGTCTTCGCGGTCTTCGAGTGTGCCGTGCAGGCAGGCAAATTGAAGGCGCGCTGGGCCAGTTACGTCTTTCCTGCAATGTGTGTTCTCGGCGCCGCGACCCTGCTTACACACGAGCACGCCGCCAAGGTGAAAGAAGCGCTGCTCGCAGAGATGAGCCACACCCCTATCGCACTCCTTGGCGTTTCGGCAGGCTGTACCCGATGGTTGGAGCTCCGTCTCCCCAAGAGCCGCATGGCCACAATCGCCGGCTATCTCTGGCCGCTGTGCCTGGCCCTCGTCGGCTTGATCCTCCTGAACTATCGCGAATCGGCGTAA
- a CDS encoding copper resistance CopC family protein: MRRKTSIIAPRFVVALIVACGIALIAPRAALAHAILVSSQPAANSTVSGPDVAVLLKYSSRVDLEHSTLTLLDPDGKVEKITINSETSPGSLSAKLTGLVKGGYVLRWQILAMDGHITRGTIPFLVK; the protein is encoded by the coding sequence ATGCGCCGCAAAACTTCGATCATCGCCCCTCGGTTTGTAGTAGCTCTCATTGTCGCCTGCGGTATTGCGCTGATTGCTCCCCGCGCCGCGTTGGCGCATGCGATCTTAGTGAGCTCTCAGCCAGCAGCGAACAGCACGGTCTCCGGTCCGGATGTCGCCGTCCTCCTCAAATACAGTTCAAGGGTTGATCTCGAGCATTCCACCCTCACATTGCTCGACCCTGATGGCAAAGTCGAGAAGATCACGATCAACAGCGAAACCTCGCCCGGATCTCTATCGGCGAAGTTGACCGGGCTCGTCAAAGGAGGGTATGTGCTACGCTGGCAGATCCTGGCCATGGATGGACACATCACTCGTGGCACGATTCCCTTCCTAGTAAAGTAG
- a CDS encoding MBL fold metallo-hydrolase, whose translation MHSPKPPLKALLLLTSLLSTCTPSPAAAQSCGSTGLAVQVLGSGGPESQDKRASTSYLVWDHGNARVILDAGGGSALRFGESGARMSQPDVFLFSHFHVDHSSDFPALIFSSWFEDRKRPLPVYGPTGNDFMPSTTEFVHELFADPHGAWRYLSELVEPGQGSYQLQPHNVAPSSTPVLIFRNANMAIYAVTVIHGQVPTLAWRIEIGGKRIVFSGDTNGEGEGLTQLASNADLFVAHNAVPEGATGVERRLHMPPSVIGATAANAHVKQLVLSHRMLRTLGKENETQTEIKRRYSGPIQFANDLDCFPIK comes from the coding sequence ATGCACTCCCCTAAACCACCGCTAAAAGCTCTGCTTCTCCTCACGTCGCTCTTATCAACGTGCACGCCTTCGCCCGCAGCGGCGCAGTCATGCGGATCAACAGGATTAGCCGTACAGGTCCTCGGCTCCGGCGGTCCCGAGTCCCAGGATAAGCGCGCCTCCACCAGCTATCTCGTCTGGGATCACGGCAACGCCCGCGTCATCCTCGACGCCGGAGGAGGCAGTGCCCTTCGCTTCGGAGAGAGTGGAGCGCGGATGTCCCAGCCCGACGTCTTCCTCTTCAGTCACTTTCACGTCGATCACAGCAGCGACTTCCCAGCTCTCATCTTTTCTTCCTGGTTCGAAGACCGCAAGCGCCCTCTCCCGGTCTACGGCCCCACAGGAAACGATTTCATGCCCTCCACCACAGAGTTCGTGCACGAGCTCTTCGCCGATCCTCACGGAGCCTGGCGCTATCTCAGCGAACTCGTAGAGCCAGGCCAGGGAAGCTACCAACTCCAACCGCATAACGTCGCGCCGAGCTCAACCCCTGTTCTCATCTTCCGCAACGCCAACATGGCCATCTACGCAGTCACTGTCATTCATGGCCAGGTTCCCACCTTGGCCTGGCGCATCGAAATTGGTGGCAAGCGAATCGTCTTTAGCGGAGATACAAACGGAGAAGGCGAAGGCCTCACTCAACTCGCGTCGAACGCAGACCTATTCGTCGCCCACAACGCCGTACCGGAGGGTGCCACCGGAGTAGAACGACGCCTCCACATGCCGCCCTCAGTCATCGGAGCAACCGCTGCCAACGCTCACGTCAAACAACTGGTTCTCTCTCATCGAATGCTGCGGACCTTGGGAAAAGAGAACGAGACCCAAACCGAAATCAAGCGCCGATATTCAGGCCCAATCCAATTCGCCAACGACCTTGACTGTTTTCCGATCAAATGA
- a CDS encoding TetR/AcrR family transcriptional regulator, translated as MSRKNTNLSRETIAAAALEIADKEGFDAVSMRRIAQELNVGTMSLYYYVKTKDDLIAVMDDALLGEALLPKVPKGWQEAMMEIARHTHALFLRHPWALVSMLSAPPGLNAMRHMEQCLEALAEIHMTNSEKLALLATVDDFVFGHALRETANDTAIDTEFAAAQLATGAFPRIAKIFAKGRIETRKGRFEQGLQALLNGLPHPDSAKKKSRKKKE; from the coding sequence ATGTCAAGGAAAAATACAAACCTCAGCCGCGAAACCATCGCCGCCGCAGCCCTCGAGATCGCTGACAAGGAAGGTTTCGACGCCGTCTCCATGCGCCGGATCGCCCAGGAGCTTAACGTCGGCACCATGAGCCTCTACTACTACGTCAAAACCAAAGACGACCTTATCGCCGTCATGGACGACGCACTCCTCGGCGAAGCTCTCCTGCCCAAAGTGCCGAAAGGCTGGCAGGAAGCAATGATGGAGATCGCCAGACACACTCACGCGCTCTTCCTCCGCCACCCCTGGGCTCTGGTCTCGATGCTCTCCGCGCCCCCCGGCCTCAATGCCATGCGCCACATGGAGCAATGTCTCGAAGCGCTCGCCGAAATTCACATGACCAACAGCGAAAAACTCGCCCTCCTCGCCACCGTCGACGACTTCGTCTTCGGCCACGCACTCCGCGAAACCGCCAACGACACAGCAATCGACACCGAGTTCGCCGCCGCCCAACTAGCCACCGGCGCCTTTCCCCGAATCGCAAAGATATTTGCCAAAGGCCGCATCGAAACCCGCAAAGGCCGCTTCGAACAAGGTCTCCAGGCGTTGCTCAATGGGCTGCCACACCCCGACAGTGCCAAAAAAAAATCCAGGAAGAAAAAAGAATGA
- a CDS encoding FAD-dependent monooxygenase, giving the protein MYETTIIIAGAGPTGLTLAVDLARRGVSFRLFEAASIPFEGSRGKGIQPRTLEIFEDLGVIDAMLAAGATYPKFRTHFGSLSLRMGSLGSGKQATESVPYPNLWMVPQARTEAILRERLCELGGEVEFGKAFASFTQNERGVEVTLGDGEVVRAQYLVGCDGGRSAVRKALGLRLEGEGLDEEPMLVADVEVEGLDRADWHLWPFAKGGVIGLCSLPKTGLFQLTGRADVLGDDIEGVVRRATGYRVARVAWRSIYQPSVRMVGRYRMERVLLAGDAAHVHPPAGGQGLNTGVQDAYNLGWKLAHVVRGGLDSLLDSYEAERLPIAAAVLGLSKRLLQTRSIKRGDATNQLALHYRSSALSLGGSLGGLQAGDRMPDVRLEDGGRLFAQMGGTHATELETPEGRILIRPDGYIASIGAPSSSDYAGVSTRSVRTSNHVGR; this is encoded by the coding sequence ATGTACGAAACAACGATCATCATCGCTGGAGCTGGTCCCACTGGGTTGACCCTTGCGGTCGATCTTGCGCGGCGGGGCGTCTCGTTCCGTCTATTTGAAGCTGCTTCCATACCCTTCGAAGGGTCGCGGGGGAAGGGGATACAACCGCGCACGCTGGAGATCTTTGAGGATCTTGGCGTCATCGATGCGATGCTTGCGGCGGGGGCGACCTATCCGAAGTTTCGGACTCATTTTGGAAGCTTGTCGCTTCGGATGGGTTCGCTGGGTTCAGGGAAACAGGCGACGGAGAGCGTGCCCTATCCGAACCTCTGGATGGTGCCGCAGGCGCGTACTGAGGCCATTCTGCGTGAGCGGCTGTGTGAGCTTGGAGGTGAGGTTGAGTTTGGTAAGGCGTTCGCGTCGTTTACGCAGAATGAGCGAGGCGTCGAGGTCACGCTGGGCGACGGGGAGGTGGTGCGGGCGCAGTATCTGGTGGGGTGCGATGGCGGACGCAGTGCGGTGCGGAAGGCATTGGGGCTGCGGTTGGAGGGGGAGGGTCTCGATGAAGAGCCGATGCTGGTGGCGGATGTTGAGGTCGAGGGCCTGGATCGAGCGGACTGGCATCTTTGGCCCTTTGCTAAAGGCGGCGTGATTGGACTGTGTTCGTTGCCAAAGACAGGGCTATTTCAGCTGACGGGGAGGGCGGATGTTTTGGGAGACGATATCGAGGGCGTAGTGCGGAGGGCAACGGGGTATCGCGTCGCGCGAGTTGCCTGGAGATCGATCTACCAGCCCTCGGTCCGTATGGTCGGTCGCTATCGGATGGAGCGTGTGTTGCTGGCGGGAGATGCGGCGCATGTGCATCCGCCGGCGGGTGGGCAGGGGTTGAATACGGGGGTGCAGGATGCGTATAACCTCGGATGGAAGCTTGCGCATGTTGTGCGTGGCGGCCTGGATTCGCTGCTCGATAGTTATGAAGCGGAACGTTTGCCGATTGCGGCGGCAGTGCTTGGGTTGAGCAAGAGGCTGCTCCAGACGCGGTCGATCAAGCGTGGAGATGCGACGAATCAGCTTGCACTGCACTATCGATCGAGTGCGCTTTCGTTGGGTGGGTCGCTTGGAGGCTTGCAGGCTGGCGATCGAATGCCGGATGTGCGGCTAGAGGATGGTGGCCGGTTGTTCGCGCAAATGGGGGGTACTCATGCGACGGAGTTGGAGACGCCTGAGGGGCGGATTTTGATTCGTCCGGATGGGTATATTGCGTCCATCGGCGCGCCGTCGTCGAGTGATTATGCGGGCGTGAGTACTCGTTCCGTTCGTACTTCTAACCACGTGGGACGCTAA